CTGGTCGTCGTCGACGAGGAGAATCGATTTACTGATTACGCTCACGGGGTCCTCCTTGTTGTTATGGCCAAGCTTAAGTCATTTTTTGCCCTTCAGGCCTCTATCGCGGGCAAGCCCGCTCCCACATTTGGAATGCATTTCAAAGTGTGGGAGCTGGCTTGCCTGCGATGAGGCCATCAGCCCCTACGCAAAAGCCTGTTCAAGCGCCACACCCGCCCCGGTCAACCCGGAATACGGCGCCGTCACCAACCACACCGGAATGCCTTTGAAGTAGTCGCTCATGCAGCCTTTGTCGCTAAAACTCTTGGCAAAATCGCTGTTGATAAAGAAGTCGGCAAACCGTGGAATCACCCCACCCACGATATACACCCCACCGCGCCCACCGGTGGTCAGTACGTTGTTACCCGCCACACGGCCCAGCCAGATACTGAACTGGTTCAAGACTTCCATTGCCACCGGGTCGCCGGCCAACCCCGCCGCCGTAATGGCTTCGGGCGTGTCCAGCACCGGGGTGTGCCCGTCGACCGCGCAAATCGCGCGGTACACACGGGGCAGGCCGCCACCGCTTAACGCGGTTTCGGCACTGACGTGGCCGATTTCAGTGTAGATGTGCTGCCACAGCTGGGTTTCACGCGGGCTGCTCAGCGGCAGGTCGACATGCCCGCCCTCGCCCGGCAGCGCCGCGTAACGGCCTTCGCCCAGGTCCAGCAAGGTGCCGACGCCCAGGCCGGTGCCCGGGCCGATCACCACGGCTGGGCGCCACGGCTCCGGGGTGCCTTCGCAGACCACGCGGAATTCGTCGGGTTTGAGGCGCGTCATGCCCAGGGCCATGGCGGTGAAGTCGTTGACCAGCAGCAGTTCATCCACTTGCAGGGTTTTGCAGAATGCACTTTTGCTCAGGCGCCAGTGATTGTTGGTGAATTTAAATTCATCGCCACTCACCGGCCCGGCGACCGACAGGCACACCGCGCCGATGTCGCCGATGTGCAGGCCTTCTTCCTTGAGGTAGACCTTGATGGCCTCCTCAGGGCTGGTGTGATCCGCCGTGGCGTGCACGCGAATCGAGTGCAGCGCCTGATCCCGCCACAACGCAAAACGGGCGTTTGTACCGCCAATATCACCGACCAGCGCAAGCTTCACTTAAGCGTCTCCAAGGCAGAGGTAAAGGCGCTGGCGCC
The sequence above is a segment of the Pseudomonas sp. R76 genome. Coding sequences within it:
- a CDS encoding glucokinase; protein product: MKLALVGDIGGTNARFALWRDQALHSIRVHATADHTSPEEAIKVYLKEEGLHIGDIGAVCLSVAGPVSGDEFKFTNNHWRLSKSAFCKTLQVDELLLVNDFTAMALGMTRLKPDEFRVVCEGTPEPWRPAVVIGPGTGLGVGTLLDLGEGRYAALPGEGGHVDLPLSSPRETQLWQHIYTEIGHVSAETALSGGGLPRVYRAICAVDGHTPVLDTPEAITAAGLAGDPVAMEVLNQFSIWLGRVAGNNVLTTGGRGGVYIVGGVIPRFADFFINSDFAKSFSDKGCMSDYFKGIPVWLVTAPYSGLTGAGVALEQAFA